TAATTCATCTATATATCCTCATATACATGCCTTACtgtcttttatttaaataagcCTTGTCTCAGTCTTCATCTTCTTTGTATTGTGTTTCGACCAGGAAAACCACTTGAGGCCCCCTCACCGCTTTAGTATTTCTGTGGGAGGCAGtgatttcactttatttttttaattacttaaaaGCAAGACCTGAAAATAAGCTGCTTTCAAATCTGTGTTCTTCTTGCACTGAAATCATTAGAATGTCACCCAGACAACTGGGTGGCAAAGCTGGTCCTTCTGCTGAATCTGACAACATTTCCTGTATATAACCTGTATAGAAATATGATTTATAACACCACGAGCAAATTCGAATACTTCTTTTCATTGCTGGTAACTCTTGGATTTTCATCAACAGGAGAGATGATATCCATCTACATCTAATATAATTCAAATTCACAGTCACAGATGTGAGACTGCTGAAAGTTTCAGAATAGAGAGTTTGaacaaaagcattatttttaacacTCATTCAATGCTAACTTatggggaggggaagaatgAATCTCTTGCATTTTAATTACTGCACACAGGAGGTAACGCTAAATAGTCTCAAATATATCCCCAAATCATAAAATCAAGGAGCAAAATAGGTTAGCCTTTCCCTGATAGGTTCTCTCTGAGCCATTGTGGGTACCTATGCTATACTTCCAAAGTTATTCCCATAATGATGAGAgctagattattttttttaagtggcaATTTCTGTGTAGCTGCCTAGCTTCTGGAACCTGCAGCTCAAAAAGCTGTTGAAAATAATTGCTGATAAAGTCACGAGAAGTAGCAATACagcaaaggacagaaaaatccAAGATCCTCCCTAACTGCTTCAGGCCCTTCTGAGCTGTGATCAGTTCTTGCCCTTCAGTGGGCTGACAAACACCCCTTCTGAGTTGCCTGACCATACCCTGTGCCCTTATTTTACAACAGTAGGCACACTCATCACCAAGTGTATGTTTCATGTGAAACCACAGGAAATGGTGGTTTCAGCTATTTTAAGCCTAAACGTGGGCAGTATTTTACAGCTGGTTTGATTTCAAGAGAACCACAGCagttaaaaaatacttcttaacCTTCAGGGCTCTACCTAAAATTTCATAAGCCACATGAAGAGCCCCAAATTAATGAATAATAATTCCCACATTTTTGGCAGCTGATTTGTGATTTATTAGTACCCAAGTTGGGAACTACTGACCTTGGCAAAACAGTTTGTTAATTCAGTCAAGGCTACATTTCACGCCTTTTATTTGGCATTCTCCCATAGGCTGCAGCAAATCAAAGGGCAAATTTGGAAGCAAAAGGAAGGCACTGACTCACGAGTTGACTGAAACTTGTTTCGAATTTAGCAACTTCGTTCTGGGGCCCTCTAGCCAGAAATGTCTCTAAACTCAAAGCTGGAGGGGGCTTTAGAAGGCTTTAGGGTTTGCTGCCAGAAGTTTGCACAGTGAATTGGTGACTTCAGAGCTCGGACGGATGTTTGGACCCCAAGGTGAGCTCCTACCTCTCACAGGCTTAACAAACCTGATCAAAACCttcctgtttttttaattctgcagtgGAAGGCTAAGGAAAGGGGACGAGGACAagggcagtgcagcagcaaGGAAGATCGTTCCAGGAGATCGCCCGCAGTGCTCAGTCCCAGCGCGGCAGAGCTCGGCTGGCCGGGCGAGCCCCGGCTGACGGCGGCCGGTGCGCCAGCCGGAGCCTTGGCTCCCGCCGTGCCAGCAAAGCGCAGCCACAGGAGCCGGGAAGGCGGGACAACACAGCGATCCAACTATCCAGCGATCCAGCGATCCAGCAGCTCCCGCGCTTTGCCAGCGAGCCCCGGGTGCTCCGGGACTGCCCTACAACAGGCGTGGCGGGAGCCCCGCCCTGGCCGCGcggagcggggcagggcagggcgggcTGTGACTCTCAGGGGCTGGCTGAGAGCGTCGGGAGTGACCGTCGGAGGGAAAGCGCGGGCTGGCCCTGGGAGCGAGGCGCAAAGAAACTTTGGAGACCTTCAGTACTACGCAAGGGTGAGTGATTCCAGCTCTTCTGTAAGAggaaggaggatgctgtgggtGGATTTTCATGTTCTGAAGAGTGTAATGTTAATTTCACTTATTTTCACCAATGCAATCCCAGAAGTGTTGCTCAGATAGAAAACCTGTACTAATTTGCTAAGAGTGATTTGCAAGTTGCTGTTATGAGGAGTGAGGTGAGATAGGATGAGAAAAAACTGTTTCTGCCAAGCTGCAGCAGTGTCCCAGGtgctcagcagtgcctggaTGCTCAGGTGTGTGTGCTCCTTGTTACCCAGAGCATGGTAGGAACAGGTGAGGAAGGAGGGTGTCAGTAAAGGCAGGTGGTAGGACTCCTGCCCCGCTGGTTTTATGGAGCAATTTGTCTGTGGCAGAGTTTGGTGCAATTCTGCTAGTTGAATAAAGAGTTGCTGTTGGTCTCGATTGGATACTTTTGCTCCAAGTCCATTTGGGACTGGCTTAAAGGCCAGTGCAACACTTATTGGTAGTCATAAGTAGCCAGCTTCTAGCTGTAATGGATGTACTCTGGGTTTGGGAGGAGTGGGGAGAAGAGGCTTTCAGGTCTTCTGAGACTACTTTTTAGATTAACataagctgctgctggagaaaaatAGTTTAggtcctgcctgctgccttcagctATAGAATCTTCTTTGTAGGTCTTACAGAATGAGGTAGGTTCCCATTTGCATTACGGTCCTGAGGATGACTCTCCAAAGTACAATATTAAGGTGTAAAAAGTGTGGGTTTGTGTATGCAAGTGGCTTCCTCTTGGTGGTGGGAACTGAGGCCTGACTGGGTAAGTGTTTGAACCTGGGATGCCATGGATCACAGCCTTGTCTGGACTCAGACTCCTTCAAAGAGCCTCACACCTTAAATCCTAGTGCTCTCTGTCaccttccattttctttcccgAGATCCATTTAACCTAAATTACAACAAGGTTCTTGAATTATCCTTTTGTGTGTGCTTGGTTGTATAAGGGCTGGCTTTGACATGTTGTTGCATGTTTAAAATCAAGATACTACCCTTCTGCAGAAATGCACCATGTCTGCATAAACACTTGTGTTCTTGGCTTTTCCCTAAAAAATAAGGTGTCTCTAGTGCTGTGGTTAGGGTAATTAACTCTGCACTTCAGGGATTCCCTACTTGTTTGAAGCACACTTAGCACTTCATGGAGTCAAATCCTTTAAAGTGACCTGAAATACTCAACTTTGGATGTGTGTTATTGAAATGGGGATTTGGCTTCTTAAAAGCCATGATATCCTGAGATATGTTCTTACTTTATTGCTGCACAGAGAATTCCGAAATTCTGCCTTGATGCTTTTGTCCAAGGACCTTACCATGTAGATGATCAGACTAGCACTGAGGCTAGCTTTCACTGAAACCAGTGAAAATCATTCTGTTAACCTCAGTGGTAGCTACCTTACCTCCTCTGGCTTGTAAAAGCACTCGAGAGGATTATCACTGTAGAGGCCAATGGCGTATTGTAGCTGTAAAAGTCTCATTTCAGACACCAAACTTTTCGGGTCTGCACACTGGGCACCACCTTAGATAAAAGTGGTGTTTCCCATGGTGCTGTTCTGTTGCAGCAAAGGTGGAGTTGGTTGCGGCAAAGGagtatttgtttgtttgaaggATTTTTTAGTATCTCAGtgagagaaacaagaaaataggtccttgtttgttttcttatgcaGCCTTGAAATCACACTAAAGCTCAATTTTCATTAAGATATCTCCCCCCcgcatttttttttttttttttttttttttttgcattctgcACCTGAAAGTTTCACTGCTGTCTGAAACTCCTGATACCCACATAGGTCTGCCTTACTGGAGAAAACATATGAGTGTGTGACTTTTCTCACCATTTTATTGAAATTAATGAGATGGGACTTCATTGAAGTCAGTCACCAGCATGAACAAAGATGTGAATGCGTTAGGGAGCGAGATAGAGAAAAACTACAAGATGCATCTCTGAGATGATGAGGGTGATTCTGGTTGAAGGAACAAGATTCACGGGACTCTAGTTTCTCTGACTGGTGAACCTGTCTGTGGCTTTGCCACCTGCAGGGCAAGAGCAGATGGATCTCACAGGTGCTAAGTGTGATGGTGTGCAGCTGGACTAAGGGCTTTAGCAGGATGTTCATAGACATTAATCAGGATCTTGTTACTTAAATAATTTGAAGTAGTGCCATGCTCACAGCTGTTCCTCCATCCCTAGTTTGGTAAGCACTTCTCCAGTGCTCCTGAGGGCAGCCTGTGTCTGTCCCCAGTGCactgctgttctgcatggcTCCGACACAAGCACCACCACCCCTggtgctcagagctctgggtgctgcttCCTGCATGTCACCTGGTGGCTCTGCCTTTCAACACTGGTGTCAGTAGAGGTAAATGGCTTATACAACTTGGGTTATTTCCAAccaggaaataatatttttatcttctgagTGTAATCACCCAAAATGTGGTGTCTCCCCAGGGCCTGGAGACCACCACCAGGCAGTTGGTGCTTTGGCTGGAAGTATCAGTATTAAAAGGAGGGGTCTAAAGCTTTGGAGGTGTTTGAAGTGGTGGAAATTAGTGGAAAGGTTTGCATTTTTCTGGAAGCCAGTCTGTTCACTGGCAAGAAAGAAGATTCTGGACTGTATTTGGGGGCTGACATGGCTTTGAAGAAAAGTAGAGAAGGCTCTGGTCTGGTGTAGTTTTCTCTCCCCAGTTGTTCAGGTAGTCAAGCCTGtgctcagaaggaaaaatggacagcagggctggcacagtcTAGCTAGCTCCTAGTGACTTGAAACCAACCAGACAAAGAAGCCTCAGAAACCTTTGTCTTTGAGGGGAAGTGTTACATAAATTGCAAATTTTTAACTAATCATTTTTGCTCTGCTGGTATTTGATCTTGCAGAATCTGTGTGATTGTATCTCACCATGACCTTGCTGCCAGTGACCTTGGAAGCAAAGTGAGTTTTTGTTGAACAAAACCCATGTGTGGAGCGCTGTTCCTCCTCTTACAGCATCTGTAAAAGGGAAATATCTCCCTCCCCTTTGAAACTTGCAGCAGCCAACTTGTAAGTTTTGACTTATACCCAAGATTTTTCGGTGGTGATATGTAAACATCAAGCTTCTTAGATACATACAGTAAAATATGGTAGAGAACAGGTGTAACAGCACTGCTCTCTGTGAATCATCCTTAGTCTGAGACTGCCCTCTCTTGGAGGCCATCAGTTGCTTTTACACcctccttttggtttttttctttttttttttttttctttttcctaccGAAGTAGGGGCTTGGTTCTCCTTCCAGAGAAATCACTGGAAAGTTTTGAAATAATCAAAATACTTTCTGCTATATTCAGCTCCAAGTAGACAACTGTCTTCTAggtcttggggttttttatttaattttttcttttcctttagaaGCAAGGGAAATTGATGGAAGATTAGAAATAAATCAACCTTTTGTTTTGATTCTAGCAAGGGTAGAGTTCCAAGGAGCCAAAGGGATGTAGATGATCAAACCTTGCTGAATTATTGGGAGGAATTTCAATGCCATAGGAAATCTTGCTCTGTGTTAATATGCAGTGTCCTAAATCTTCTAGCTGATAATGTATGATGATTTTGAACTTCATTCTACTTAAATGTTACAAGTAACATCCTTTTAGTAATATGACCAGGGTAACAAGGGCTAAAAGTTTTCTTTAGCTAAAataatgctgaaatatttgtttaaatttagCTAGATTGACAAGTTAGTCTAGACCTGTTCATTCACCCTCATTCTGGCGCCTAAACCAGAAAACGTTTATTTTATTCGTCTgtcaaggttttaaaaaataattttctgaggTGATTTAACAGGACACAAAGTTGGTATGGTTGAGAACACTCTGCTATCCTGCTGTTAAAGCCTGACTTGACAGATTTTGGTGAGTAGCTTATTATTTGTTTTAGGGAGAAGACAAATTTGAATGCTTCTGCTGGCCTAGGAGCATATCCATTTTACTTTGCTACAATACTCCCCTGAAACCTGATTTTTGCCCAGTTTCATGGGATATCCTGAGGCCAGGGGAGAGATTCTTGACGTTCTGATCCATGTtcccaaccaaaccaaaccaacatgTCCTTGACATTGAGCGTAAACCAACGGGTAGAAGACAGTCAGGCTTGTGGAAGGGAGGCAATCCAGACAGTGCTGAAGGCACCTCAAGGaggccacagcagctccaaTTGTTTTCACTTCAGTTGTTTTCAGGGGCATCTTCTCAGAGTGAGCCTACCTGCCTTCAGGTTGCAGACTTCAATGGGTTAAattagtttttttgtttgtctgtggTCACGTTATATGGCACTTCTTAACAAAATACTGGAAACTTGGGATTATCCCAGATCCTGTTTCTTTGCTGAACAAAGGTTCACTCAAGCCTTTACCGTCACGTATTCCCAACAGCGTTCTTCAGCTCACTGCATTGGTGTCTGTTGTTGGTTTTGCTACAATAACTCCAGTGGAGAAAATGCTTTATCTTTTCACAGGAGAACAAGGAAATTAATTGATTAACACTGGTTGGCTCACCAAAATCACATCAGCCTTCAAAGATATCCAGCttaaaaaagaatattctgaatGTCTGTCTCTGACAAGATTAGGTTTTCAAGGATGAAATAAGTTATCTTCTGTGTTCTTCCTGTGCAACGAACAATTTCTCTATTAAGACAAGAAAATGCCcgattttttttccttttaccccCACAAGTGGATGGATGTCTGAGAACATTCTCCTACGGTGGTGGGAGCATGTTACTTCCAGAGCCTGTAGGGggtggaaaattattttggcatCAAACCATAAGTCAGAGGTGCTGAATAAGTAGCCACTCTAATAGCAGGAGTTTAAGAACATACTTTCCTAAGATGCTTTAAACTTTCAGCTATGGtggaacaatttttttaagttcagtTGTTCTGAACCCTGGCTAACATCAAAATTGGAACAAGTGCTGTTCTGATCGGATACAATCTAGAATAGCTGCTGCAAAATTTGGCTTGGGCTTTGAATTTATATAGGGTTCAGTTGCTTGTAGCCACCATGGtatttcagcaaagaaaatggaaataagtaGCCAGTCAGTTTTTGGTAGCATTTAACACATCTCACTGCATTTTGAAGACTAGGGCAGCTTGTAGTGATTTATATAGAGTGATTTATATTTGTGTTCTTCTGATGTTTCCAGATCTGGGGCTTGTGGCTTCTAACCAGTGAGCTCTCAGCATGCTTCATGTGAGATGAGAATTTAAGCTTTTTCTCTTGCCTTCCCTTTCTTGCTGGAGAGGAAGATCATCAGGACAGGAAGAGCAGGGTGTCTTTTAGCTCCCACTCCACTGCCATTCTGGGGCTGGTACAGTTGAATCAATGTTCTTTTTCCTCCAATACCCTCTTCAGCTTGAGGACAaggagcaggatggagaggaCAAGAAGGTAGCAGCCTAGTagggacagcagctgggaagatTGCTCTGGGAGACACAGCAGATGACAGTATTGTGCCTTATTCCCTTTCATAGTGCAAGGACATCACATGGGTGCTTTTCACCTTCTGAAAGGCAATGTCCTTTCATTCTTCTGAATGGAGAATTGCGATAGAAGAGAGCGTTTCACAGGGTTGGAAGGTAGTTTAGTTGGAGGGCAGACTCCTGTGAAATGTACTCCTTGGCATCACTGCCCCCAGGGACTGTACAGAAGATTTCTGCTGTGATTTGAGACTGCAGGGAGAGAGTATTTGAGACTGTTTGAGAGAGCAAGTGAGGGAGAGGCAGTGTCAGTGCAAAGACtgttttttataaaaacagaaaaaggcagGTCAGGAGAGGGATTTGAGTGGGGCACAGCTACAGATTGTGCTGTGAGATAAAATGTGACACCTCGtttcctgcacagcccctggtATCTAATGGTGTGGCTTAGCTCTGGCTGCAGTCTGTTCCTCTCTGAGGTATTCAGGCTCTTTCCTTTCCCTACGTATAATCAG
The window above is part of the Corvus moneduloides isolate bCorMon1 chromosome 3, bCorMon1.pri, whole genome shotgun sequence genome. Proteins encoded here:
- the LOC116441700 gene encoding uncharacterized protein LOC116441700, translating into MVVQPTPQGVLYKYTVIFDKFSLQKPTAPTSHRLNKPDQNLPVFLILQWKAKERGRGQGQCSSKEDRSRRSPAVLSPSAAELGWPGEPRLTAAGAPAGALAPAVPAKRSHRSREGGTTQRSNYPAIQRSSSSRALPASPGCSGTALQQAWREPRPGRAERGRAGRAVTLRGWLRASGVTVGGKARAGPGSEAQRNFGDLQYYARLNFLQKDMVVPPEYLKTARTAAGPGDGEGTSARLGF